Proteins encoded within one genomic window of Salipaludibacillus agaradhaerens:
- a CDS encoding phospholipase D family protein codes for MPHVTVKTKPRHRLFKKIAFTSIILYITLTIGFAIYGYVKPLPDNISIEGTVYETNHIDFLYDLTYRTEEGIEQQEHVIFNTMHDMISDAEEFIIVDMFLFNDDYPRDDELYPPLSSSLADALIQKLQESPETTIIVITDPINTFYGSYTPDHIKEMEKAGITVILTDLTELRDSNPTFSGIWRSTFQWFGHSENGGWLPNAFSPDSPDVTLRSYLELINFKANHRKIMITEKEGIISSANAHDASANHSNIAFTVQGDIINDLIATEKAVAVMSGVDPTIFDGMRAETLDGEVDLGEDRYELQLLTEGKIKEHILLELEKASKGDIVNIGMFYLSDRDIISHLLKASERGVTINLILDANKDAFGHEKNGVPNRPVAHELIEESGGHINIRWYHTVGEQYHAKFVYIEKQDEAVMIGGSANLTKRNIDDINLETNIKVTGSPNSDFMLDVSHYFDRLWGNEDGLYTVDYDTLADESRIKKWMYLFQEWSGLSSF; via the coding sequence ATGCCACATGTTACAGTCAAGACAAAGCCTAGACACCGTTTGTTTAAAAAAATAGCTTTTACCTCTATCATACTTTATATAACACTAACGATAGGTTTTGCAATTTATGGTTATGTAAAGCCTCTCCCTGACAACATCTCTATTGAAGGCACTGTATATGAAACAAATCACATTGATTTTTTATATGATTTAACCTATCGAACTGAAGAAGGAATAGAACAACAGGAGCACGTCATCTTTAATACCATGCATGATATGATTAGTGACGCTGAGGAGTTTATTATCGTTGATATGTTTTTATTTAATGATGATTATCCACGAGATGACGAACTATATCCACCTCTTTCCTCATCATTGGCTGACGCTCTTATTCAAAAATTACAGGAGTCTCCCGAAACCACTATTATCGTTATTACGGATCCTATAAATACGTTTTATGGTTCTTATACACCTGATCATATTAAAGAGATGGAAAAGGCCGGAATAACTGTGATTTTAACAGATTTAACTGAATTAAGAGATTCGAACCCTACATTTTCCGGTATATGGCGTTCTACTTTTCAGTGGTTCGGTCATTCTGAGAACGGGGGCTGGCTTCCCAACGCATTTAGCCCTGATTCACCAGATGTGACACTCCGTTCATACTTAGAACTAATTAATTTTAAAGCCAATCATCGCAAAATAATGATAACAGAAAAAGAAGGTATCATATCTTCTGCCAATGCTCATGATGCCAGTGCCAACCATTCGAACATTGCTTTCACAGTACAGGGAGATATTATAAACGACCTAATCGCCACAGAAAAAGCAGTCGCCGTTATGTCTGGAGTTGACCCTACTATTTTTGACGGAATGCGTGCTGAAACACTTGATGGAGAGGTTGATCTTGGGGAAGATCGCTATGAACTTCAACTGCTCACAGAGGGCAAAATAAAGGAACACATATTACTAGAATTAGAAAAGGCTTCTAAAGGAGACATTGTAAACATAGGTATGTTTTATCTATCTGATCGTGATATAATCTCTCATTTGTTAAAAGCATCAGAACGAGGCGTCACGATAAATCTTATTCTCGATGCTAATAAGGACGCCTTTGGTCATGAGAAAAACGGTGTTCCTAATCGCCCAGTTGCCCATGAGCTTATTGAAGAATCTGGCGGTCACATTAACATTCGCTGGTACCATACTGTCGGCGAACAATACCATGCTAAATTTGTTTATATTGAAAAACAAGATGAAGCAGTAATGATTGGTGGTTCCGCAAATTTGACGAAGAGAAATATAGATGATATCAACCTTGAGACGAATATTAAAGTGACAGGATCACCTAATTCTGACTTTATGCTGGATGTCTCCCATTATTTTGACCGATTATGGGGGAATGAAGATGGTCTTTATACCGTAGACTATGACACATTAGCTGACGAATCTCGTATTAAAAAATGGATGTATCTTTTTCAAGAATGGAGTGGCCTGTCCTCCTTTTAA
- a CDS encoding tRNA (cytidine(34)-2'-O)-methyltransferase yields the protein MGLHVVLHEPEIPANTGNIARTCAGTNTALHLIHPLGFSTDDRMLKRAGCDYWPNVQVNHYNEINELLEKYPQAEFFYIETIGEKYYHEFDYSDVGKDYFFVFGKETKGLPKEITEANRARCFRIPQTDKIRSLNLSNTAAIVVYEALRQQMFPVLD from the coding sequence GTGGGATTGCACGTCGTTTTACATGAACCGGAGATTCCGGCGAATACAGGGAATATTGCAAGAACTTGCGCAGGTACAAACACAGCTCTTCATTTAATTCATCCACTAGGTTTTTCTACAGATGATAGAATGCTAAAAAGAGCAGGCTGTGACTACTGGCCAAATGTACAGGTAAACCATTACAATGAGATAAATGAATTACTGGAAAAATACCCACAGGCTGAATTTTTCTATATCGAAACGATAGGAGAAAAATATTATCATGAATTTGATTACAGTGACGTAGGTAAGGATTATTTTTTTGTATTTGGAAAGGAAACGAAAGGACTACCTAAAGAGATAACGGAGGCAAACAGAGCGCGATGTTTTCGCATTCCTCAAACTGATAAAATAAGGTCGTTAAACTTATCCAATACGGCAGCAATTGTTGTTTACGAAGCGTTACGACAGCAAATGTTTCCTGTGCTAGATTAA
- the queG gene encoding tRNA epoxyqueuosine(34) reductase QueG produces the protein MTNAQLKQDIIAYSKHIGIDKIGFASADPFVTLKARLKEQQKLGYASGFEKGTIEERTTPDLLLPEAKTIISIALAYPSKLKNATQSKKGARRGIFCRASWGEDYHHILRSKLSKLEAYIYERVPEAKCKSMVDTGELSDRAVAERAGIGWSGKNCAIITPEFGSYVYLGDMITTLDFPEDQPIFDQCGTCNKCVDACPTGALVQGGQLDSNKCIAFLTQTKEMLPEQYRKKIGNRLYGCDTCQVVCPVNKGKDARHHPEMLPDPEIVKPELIPLLKMSNREFKETFGRISGAWRGKKPIQRNAIIALAHYKEEEALPLLYELMFKDPRAVIRGTAAWAIAEMPQNNDMCAKLREAKEKESDSEVIAEIEKALFKIQNEKETIQDKRHLIKNF, from the coding sequence GTGACAAATGCCCAATTAAAACAGGATATTATCGCATACAGTAAACATATAGGCATTGATAAGATAGGCTTTGCATCGGCTGACCCTTTTGTGACATTAAAAGCAAGGCTTAAAGAACAGCAAAAGCTAGGATATGCCTCTGGTTTTGAGAAGGGGACCATTGAGGAAAGAACGACCCCTGATCTGTTGCTACCAGAGGCTAAAACGATTATCTCCATCGCTTTGGCTTATCCATCTAAATTAAAAAACGCCACTCAATCTAAAAAAGGCGCACGGCGGGGGATTTTTTGTCGAGCATCGTGGGGGGAAGATTATCATCATATTTTAAGAAGTAAGTTATCCAAGCTTGAAGCATATATTTATGAACGTGTGCCTGAAGCTAAATGTAAATCGATGGTTGATACCGGAGAATTATCTGACAGAGCAGTAGCTGAACGAGCAGGTATTGGATGGAGTGGAAAAAATTGTGCTATTATAACACCAGAGTTCGGTTCGTATGTTTATTTAGGGGATATGATCACTACGCTTGATTTTCCCGAGGATCAGCCGATTTTTGATCAATGTGGTACGTGTAACAAATGTGTGGATGCATGTCCTACAGGGGCATTGGTGCAAGGAGGCCAACTGGATTCAAATAAATGTATTGCTTTTTTGACACAAACAAAGGAGATGCTTCCGGAGCAGTATCGAAAAAAAATTGGTAATCGTTTGTATGGTTGTGATACGTGTCAAGTTGTCTGTCCTGTTAATAAAGGAAAAGATGCCCGCCATCATCCGGAGATGTTGCCTGATCCCGAAATAGTTAAACCTGAATTAATTCCGTTACTCAAAATGAGTAACAGAGAATTCAAAGAGACATTTGGACGGATTTCTGGTGCGTGGAGAGGCAAAAAGCCCATTCAACGAAATGCGATTATTGCCCTGGCTCACTATAAAGAAGAAGAGGCTTTACCTTTATTATATGAGTTAATGTTTAAAGACCCTAGAGCTGTTATTAGAGGGACAGCTGCTTGGGCTATTGCAGAAATGCCACAAAATAATGATATGTGCGCTAAACTAAGAGAAGCAAAAGAGAAGGAAAGTGACTCAGAGGTGATAGCAGAAATAGAAAAGGCCCTATTTAAGATACAAAATGAAAAAGAAACGATTCAAGATAAACGGCATCTTATCAAAAACTTTTAG
- a CDS encoding methylated-DNA--[protein]-cysteine S-methyltransferase codes for MTLRPLIATSEISTPIGPISLATSEKGVCFVEFGSLQTTRPIFITKLKRHHIVAEVREDRGTLIEAAEKQISDYFTGVRKGFDLPLDPFGTAFQKLVWHEVEKIPYGSTASYKQIAINIGAPRAVRAIGGANNKNPIPIIIPCHRVIGSNGAMVGYGGGLDKKEALLKHEGALKTLTS; via the coding sequence ATGACCTTGCGTCCATTAATTGCTACTAGTGAGATATCAACCCCTATCGGACCAATCAGTCTAGCTACATCTGAAAAAGGTGTCTGCTTTGTAGAGTTTGGCTCATTACAAACGACACGCCCCATTTTCATAACAAAGCTAAAACGACATCATATTGTGGCAGAGGTTAGAGAAGACAGAGGCACACTTATAGAAGCCGCAGAAAAGCAAATTTCTGATTATTTTACAGGTGTCAGAAAAGGATTCGACTTACCGTTGGACCCCTTTGGGACAGCATTTCAGAAGCTTGTGTGGCACGAAGTAGAGAAAATTCCATACGGCTCAACTGCCTCCTATAAACAAATTGCGATTAACATAGGCGCTCCAAGAGCCGTTAGAGCAATTGGGGGGGCAAATAATAAAAATCCCATACCGATTATTATACCGTGTCATAGAGTCATTGGTTCTAACGGGGCAATGGTTGGCTATGGTGGAGGATTAGATAAAAAAGAAGCTTTACTAAAACATGAAGGCGCATTAAAAACACTAACATCTTAG
- a CDS encoding SDR family oxidoreductase produces MKFTEINKQQQKGQPEQVQQRQPGFESEMTPEPIFDDLNYKGSGKLEDKVVLLTGGDSGIGRAVAIAFAKEGAKLSLVYLDEHEDAEKTKLYVEKYGGECLLIPGDVGNETFCFDAVKQTIDHFGQLDCLINNAAEQHFQENIEDISAEQLERTFKTNIFSAFHFIKAARPHLKEGSTIINSVSIVAYKGMPVLMDYSATKGALVTLTRSLSENLISKGIRVNAVAPGPIWTPLIPASFPAEQVGQFGTDSPMGRPGQPAELAPAYVYLASGDSTYVSGQVIHVNGGQIVNG; encoded by the coding sequence ATGAAGTTTACAGAGATTAATAAGCAACAGCAAAAAGGGCAACCAGAACAAGTTCAACAGCGCCAACCTGGCTTTGAAAGCGAGATGACGCCCGAGCCCATTTTTGATGACCTTAATTATAAGGGATCAGGAAAACTCGAAGATAAAGTTGTTCTCTTAACAGGCGGTGATAGTGGCATTGGACGTGCCGTTGCAATCGCGTTTGCCAAAGAAGGAGCCAAGCTCTCTCTCGTCTATTTGGATGAACATGAAGATGCAGAAAAAACAAAATTATACGTAGAAAAATATGGTGGAGAGTGCCTGCTCATTCCTGGCGATGTAGGAAATGAGACATTTTGCTTTGATGCTGTAAAGCAAACGATTGATCACTTCGGTCAATTGGATTGTCTCATTAATAATGCGGCCGAGCAACACTTCCAAGAAAATATTGAGGATATTTCTGCTGAACAACTAGAACGTACGTTTAAAACAAATATTTTTTCCGCCTTTCACTTTATTAAAGCTGCTAGACCACATTTAAAAGAAGGAAGCACAATAATCAATAGTGTTTCCATCGTTGCTTACAAAGGGATGCCTGTCTTAATGGACTATTCAGCTACAAAAGGAGCACTTGTAACATTGACACGCTCCCTTTCTGAAAATCTTATTTCTAAAGGTATTCGCGTCAATGCTGTGGCACCTGGACCGATTTGGACACCACTCATTCCCGCTTCGTTCCCTGCAGAACAAGTTGGTCAATTCGGGACAGATTCCCCTATGGGAAGACCAGGACAACCAGCTGAGCTCGCTCCTGCTTATGTGTATCTTGCATCCGGTGATTCCACGTATGTCTCTGGACAAGTCATCCATGTGAACGGTGGACAAATAGTAAATGGTTAA
- a CDS encoding CAP domain-containing protein, with protein sequence MQNKFITILLLCLMALLPIGCNGNNQNAAGLGEDARYFQDEANDMYLSSEATDIPSQNFPHTKPVKIQEAKFDFVIDDSQLHPREIYDLNQNLDSATLQERLRTLLRNNLPERQRPDQAAPEETEPQAPEPEQPAEEETPTPEPEPEEQPQAPEPQPEEADEPEQDEPQEITDGIRQEERQVVELTNNHRREAGLSDLQLDTELSAVARRKSTDMAQNNYFSHTSPTYGSPFDMIRDHGISYNAAGENIAQGQRSAEEVVQAWMDSPGHRENIMNGNYTHIGVGYDPSGHHWTQMFISR encoded by the coding sequence ATGCAAAATAAATTCATTACCATTTTGTTATTATGTCTAATGGCTCTTTTACCGATAGGGTGTAACGGCAATAACCAGAATGCAGCTGGTTTAGGGGAAGATGCAAGGTACTTTCAAGATGAAGCAAACGACATGTATTTGTCAAGTGAAGCTACCGATATTCCAAGTCAAAACTTTCCACATACGAAACCGGTCAAAATTCAAGAAGCTAAATTTGATTTTGTGATCGATGACTCGCAACTACACCCTAGGGAAATTTATGATTTAAATCAAAACCTAGATAGTGCTACACTTCAAGAACGATTACGTACACTATTACGTAATAATTTACCGGAAAGACAACGTCCTGATCAAGCTGCTCCAGAGGAAACTGAGCCGCAAGCTCCAGAACCAGAACAGCCAGCAGAAGAAGAGACGCCAACTCCAGAACCTGAGCCCGAAGAACAACCTCAAGCTCCAGAACCTCAGCCAGAGGAAGCAGACGAACCAGAACAGGATGAGCCACAAGAAATTACAGACGGAATTAGGCAGGAAGAGCGGCAAGTGGTGGAACTCACCAACAATCACAGAAGAGAGGCTGGATTATCAGACCTACAGTTAGATACAGAATTAAGTGCGGTTGCTCGTCGCAAGTCGACAGATATGGCACAAAACAATTATTTTTCCCATACAAGTCCAACTTATGGTTCTCCATTTGATATGATCCGAGACCATGGGATATCTTATAATGCGGCAGGGGAGAACATCGCTCAAGGCCAGAGATCAGCAGAAGAAGTTGTTCAGGCATGGATGGACAGCCCTGGGCACAGAGAGAACATTATGAACGGCAATTACACACATATCGGTGTTGGTTATGACCCAAGTGGGCATCATTGGACCCAAATGTTTATAAGCCGTTAA
- a CDS encoding amidase domain-containing protein produces MKHELNSLQSYWETCCRLYVSGDKQGYPFIREEDNEAAKRKVLKMAEREAIIVKNNVDGYLIQQHVLNDRRVIDYFFTIEQFIIHKDISYLETQRQFRRAVFEEEQLIDDYILAADGHETVSKEELYRARRKMPRQTIHSEKNRFSYDRLEAVKYAERWWNDYNPAYKQFDNDCTNYVSQCLRAGGAPMRGAPNRKEGWWYGDSKWSFSWAVAHSLRWYLSGSEKGLKAEEVSSAQQLMKGDIICYDFTGDGSWQHTTVVVEKDADQMPLVNAHTTNSRMRYWGYEDSTAWTPNIQYKFFHITG; encoded by the coding sequence ATGAAGCATGAGCTAAACAGTTTGCAAAGTTATTGGGAGACTTGCTGTCGTCTTTATGTTTCAGGAGATAAGCAAGGCTACCCTTTTATAAGGGAGGAAGATAATGAGGCGGCAAAAAGAAAGGTATTGAAGATGGCAGAGAGAGAAGCTATCATTGTCAAAAATAACGTTGACGGCTATTTAATTCAACAACACGTATTAAATGATAGGCGAGTGATTGATTATTTTTTTACAATTGAACAATTCATCATTCATAAGGACATATCATATTTAGAAACGCAACGACAATTTAGAAGAGCTGTCTTTGAGGAAGAACAGTTAATTGATGACTATATTTTAGCAGCTGACGGACATGAAACGGTTAGTAAAGAAGAACTGTATAGAGCGAGAAGAAAAATGCCACGTCAAACAATTCATTCAGAAAAAAATCGCTTTTCCTACGATAGACTAGAAGCAGTGAAATATGCTGAACGCTGGTGGAACGATTACAATCCGGCTTACAAACAGTTTGATAATGACTGTACGAATTATGTATCTCAATGTTTGAGAGCAGGGGGAGCGCCGATGAGAGGCGCTCCTAATCGGAAGGAAGGCTGGTGGTATGGCGATTCGAAGTGGAGTTTTAGCTGGGCTGTTGCACATTCTTTACGTTGGTATTTAAGTGGATCGGAAAAAGGACTTAAAGCGGAAGAAGTTTCCTCAGCACAGCAGTTAATGAAGGGAGATATTATTTGTTATGACTTTACCGGTGACGGCAGTTGGCAACACACAACAGTGGTTGTTGAAAAGGATGCAGATCAGATGCCTCTAGTTAATGCTCATACTACAAACAGTCGTATGCGTTATTGGGGATATGAAGATTCTACAGCTTGGACGCCAAATATCCAATATAAATTTTTTCATATTACTGGGTAA